The following are encoded together in the Primulina eburnea isolate SZY01 unplaced genomic scaffold, ASM2296580v1 ctg507_ERROPOS390280, whole genome shotgun sequence genome:
- the LOC140821283 gene encoding cytochrome P450 81Q32-like, whose translation MDATWFYALLPLFLLLALIFPSKSRNRKLPPSPVPAFPVIGHLHLLRPPMHRIYHKFSESLGPIFSLRFGNRLVVVVSSPTAAEECFTKNDIVLANRPRLIIGKYIGYNYTGLTTCPYGEHWRNLRRLTTIEIFSSARLNVFQSIRQDEIKILLRKLYQKSHHDFGRVELKSLLSELSFNMIMRMVAGKRYFGVSEDDEQAKEYRELIKKAFMYGGISNAADFFPVLKWIDYNGKVKGMQRMGKEMDAFLQGLIDGHRRDKIKTTMIGHFLDLQESQPEYYTDSIIKGIILVMLLGGTDTTSITIEWAMSSLLNHPEKLEKAKAELDSFVGSNRLIDESEVPKLPYLQNIISETFRLFPAAPLLVPHESSDDCKIGGYDIPKGTILLVNAWAIHRDPMTWDDPASFKPERFEGKEIGPAKLLPFGMGRRSCPGSGLAQRVVGLTLGSLVQCLEWQRISEEMVDLNEGIGISMPKAIPLEAECKAREVLHNVFSSAA comes from the exons ATGGATGCAACCTGGTTCTACGCCCTCCTTCCGCTCTTCCTTCTTTTGGCACTGATCTTcccatcaaaatcaagaaacCGAAAACTCCCACCGAGTCCGGTGCCTGCTTTTCCTGTAATAGGCCACCTCCACCTCCTCAGGCCGCCTATGCATCGAATCTACCATAAATTCTCAGAAAGTTTAGGCCCCATCTTCTCCCTTCGCTTTGGAAACCGCCTCGTGGTGGTGGTCTCGTCCCCAACCGCCGCAGAGGAATGCTTCACCAAGAACGACATCGTGTTAGCCAACAGGCCTCGGCTAATCATTGGCAAATACATCGGCTACAACTACACAGGCCTAACAACTTGCCCATACGGCGAGCACTGGCGCAATCTCCGGCGCCTCACTACAATCGAGATATTCTCCTCGGCCCGCTTGAACGTTTTTCAGTCCATACGACAAGATGAAATCAAGATTCTTCTGCGGAAGCTCTATCAAAAGTCGCATCATGATTTTGGCAGAGTGGAACTCAAGTCCCTGTTGTCTGAGTTGTCCTTCAATATGATCATGAGAATGGTGGCGGGCAAGAGGTATTTCGGTGTATCCGAGGATGATGAACAGGCGAAGGAGTACCGAGAGCTTATTAAAAAGGCTTTTATGTACGGTGGTATATCGAATGCTGCCGATTTTTTTCCGGTGTTGAAATGGATAGACTATAACGGTAAAGTAAAAGGTATGCAAAGGATGGGTAAGGAAATGGATGCCTTCTTACAAGGATTGATTGATGGGCACCGCCGTGATAAAATCAAGACCACCATGATTGGCCATTTTCTTGATCTGCAAGAGTCACAGCCCGAGTACTACACGGATTCAATAATCAAAGGCATTATATTG GTGATGCTACTTGGTGGAACCGACACAACATCAATAACCATAGAATGGGCTATGTCTTCTTTGCTCAACCATCCAGAAAAGCTAGAGAAAGCTAAAGCTGAATTGGACAGCTTCGTGGGAAGTAATCGCCTCATCGATGAATCAGAAGTACCCAAGCTACCATATCTTCAAAACATAATCTCCGAGACATTTCGGTTGTTCCCCGCAGCACCATTATTAGTACCACATGAATCATCCGACGATTGCAAGATCGGGGGATACGACATACCTAAAGGAACAATCTTGCTTGTAAATGCGTGGGCCATCCATAGAGACCCCATGACTTGGGATGATCCTGCAAGCTTCAAGCCCGAGAGGTTTGAAGGCAAAGAGATTGGACCCGCGAAACTGCTGCCTTTTGGGATGGGCCGGAGGTCGTGTCCAGGAAGTGGTCTGGCGCAACGGGTTGTGGGATTGACCTTAGGGTCACTTGTTCAATGTCTTGAGTGGCAAAGAATAAGCGAGGAAATGGTGGATTTGAATGAGGGGATAGGGATATCCATGCCCAAAGCTATACCGCTTGAGGCGGAATGCAAAGCACGCGAAGTGCTGCACAATGTTTTCTCGTCAGCTGCTTGA
- the LOC140821316 gene encoding cytochrome P450 81Q32-like, with translation MNIMDVFIRILSREKRISHGYNLVLYTLLPLFLLILALILPSNIRNRKLPPSPVPALPVIGHLHLLRPPMHRIYHKFSEKLGPIFSLRFGNRLVVVVSSPTAAEECFTKNDIVLANRPRLIIGKYIGYNYTGLTSCPYGEHWRNLRRLTTIEIFSSARLNVFQSIRQDEIKILLRKLYLKSHHDFGRVELKSLLSELSFNIIMRMVAGKRYFGETEENEQAKEFRELIKEAFTYGGVSNPADFFPALKWIDYNGKEKGMQRLSKVMDAFLQGLIDEHRRDKIKTTMIGHFLGLQEAQPEYYTDSIIKGIIMVMILAGTDTSSVTIEWAMSALLNHPEMLEKAKTELDSIVGSNRLIVESEVPKLAYLQNIISETFRLFPAAPLLVPHESSDYCKIGAYDIPKGTILLVNVWAIHRDPMTWDDPASFKPERFEGKEIGPPKLLPFGMGRRSCPGSGLAQRVVGLALGSLIQCFEWRRISEEMVDLGEGAGISMPKAIPLEAECKAREVLHNVFSSAA, from the exons ATGAATATTATGGACGTATTCATACGGATACTTTCAAGAGAGAAACGAATCAGCCATGGATACAACCTTGTTCTCTACACTCTCCTTCCACTCTTCCTTCTTATTTTGGCACTAATCCTCCCATCAAACATAAGGAACCGAAAACTCCCACCGAGTCCCGTGCCTGCACTTCCTGTAATAGGCCATCTCCACCTCCTCAGGCCTCCTATGCATCGAATTTACCATAAATTCTCAGAAAAATTAGGCCCCATCTTCTCCCTTCGCTTTGGAAACCGCCTCGTGGTGGTGGTCTCGTCCCCAACCGCCGCAGAGGAATGCTTCACCAAGAACGACATCGTGTTAGCCAACAGGCCTCGGCTAATCATTGGCAAATACATTGGCTACAACTACACAGGCCTAACAAGTTGCCCATACGGCGAGCACTGGCGCAATCTCCGGCGCCTCACTACAATCGAGATATTCTCCTCGGCCCGCTTGAACGTTTTTCAGTCCATACGACAAGACGAAATAAAGATTCTTCTGCGGAAGCTCTACCTAAAGTCGCATCATGATTTTGGCAGAGTGGAACTCAAGTCCCTGTTGTCTGAGTTGTCCTTCAATATCATCATGAGAATGGTTGCGGGAAAGAGGTATTTCGGAGAAACCGAGGAGAATGAACAGGCGAAGGAGTTCCGAGAGCTGATCAAAGAGGCTTTCACGTATGGTGGTGTATCGAATCCCGCCGATTTTTTTCCGGCGTTGAAATGGATAGACTACAATGGTAAAGAGAAAGGTATGCAAAGACTGAGTAAGGTAATGGATGCTTTCTTGCAAGGATTGATTGATGAGCACCGCCGTGATAAAATCAAGACCACCATGATTGGCCATTTTCTTGGTTTGCAAGAGGCGCAGCCGGAGTACTACACAGATTCAATAATCAAAGGCATTATAATG GTGATGATACTTGCTGGAACCGACACATCATCGGTGACCATAGAATGGGCAATGTCTGCTCTGCTCAACCATCCAGAAATGCTAGAAAAAGCTAAAACTGAATTGGACAGCATCGTGGGAAGCAATCGCCTCATCGTTGAATCAGAAGTACCCAAGCTAGCATATCTTCAAAACATAATCTCCGAGACATTTCGGTTGTTCCCCGCAGCACCATTATTAGTACCACATGAATCATCCGACTATTGCAAGATCGGGGCATACGACATACCTAAAGGAACAATCCTGCTCGTAAATGTGTGGGCCATCCATAGAGACCCCATGACTTGGGATGATCCCGCAAGCTTCAAGCCCGAGAGATTTGAAGGTAAAGAAATTGGACCGCCGAAACTGCTGCCATTTGGGATGGGCCGGAGATCGTGTCCAGGAAGTGGTCTGGCGCAAAGGGTCGTGGGCTTGGCCTTAGGGTCGCTGATTCAGTGTTTTGAGTGGCGAAGAATAAGCGAGGAAATGGTGGATCTGGGTGAGGGGGCAGGGATATCCATGCCCAAAGCTATACCGCTTGAGGCGGAATGCAAAGCACGCGAAGTGCTGCACAATGTTTTCTCGTCAGCTGCCTGA
- the LOC140821317 gene encoding xyloglucan galactosyltransferase XLT2-like, which yields MSDPSSSESQFRKKDKKLFYPRNMQSKCSLAVHFLFKIFLLFAILVIQVLILNFIFRAPSISISVQQITEEKITPSPPPVKECDYGYVYVYELPAMFNKELLENCQELNRWQSRCRSISNAGLGPRAFGLSRVVPENLAPAWYWTDMFAAEVIYHDRILKHKCRTREPESATAFYIPFYAGLAVAKYFFKNYSAKERDRQCEQLLGWVKNQAHFKKYNGSDHFIMLGRPTWDFRRSTDEDWGSGFVYMSLMKRILRLSLERDPWDKLEIGVPYPTGFHPRSRSELDEWLNFVRTRNRTSLFTFAGAKRNLKGDFRTVLMDHCYNESGSCRVVDCSGTRCSDGTSEILEGFLDSDFCLQPRGDTYTRKSMFDCMLAGSIPVFFWKRSIYDQYEVFLGNEPEKFTIFIDWRDVRNGTSIREVLEGYSRDEVKKMREMVINLVPNFLYSSMRNDQEIGYAKDAFDIVIDEVLKRFKVQKVVEHAQS from the coding sequence ATGTCGGATCCATCATCCTCTGAATCCCAATTCCGTAAAAAGgataagaaattattttatcCGAGAAACATGCAATCCAAGTGTTCATTAGCGGTTCATTTCTTGTTTAAAATTTTCCTGCTATTCGCAATCCTTGTCATCCAGGTTTTAATCCTGAACTTTATTTTTCGTGCTCCATCAATATCCATATCCGTTCAGCAAATTACAGAAGAAAAGATTACGCCATCGCCGCCCCCAGTGAAGGAATGCGACTATGGTTACGTTTATGTATATGAACTCCCCGCCATGTTTAACAAAGAGTTGCTAGAAAACTGTCAAGAGTTAAACAGATGGCAATCCCGCTGCCGTTCGATTTCCAATGCCGGGCTTGGCCCGAGAGCTTTTGGCCTCTCGCGTGTCGTGCCGGAAAATCTTGCTCCGGCTTGGTATTGGACGGACATGTTTGCAGCCGAGGTCATTTACCATGATAGAATACTGAAGCACAAGTGCAGGACAAGGGAGCCGGAATCTGCTACGGCATTCTACATCCCTTTTTACGCTGGACTCGCGGTGGCAAAGTATTTTTTCAAGAATTACTCGGCGAAAGAGCGTGATCGGCAATGCGAGCAGCTACTCGGGTGGGtcaaaaatcaagcccattTCAAGAAATACAATGGTTCGGATCACTTCATCATGCTCGGTAGGCCGACTTGGGATTTTCGACGTTCCACTGATGAAGATTGGGGTTCTGGTTTTGTATACATGTCGTTGATGAAACGCATCCTACGTCTGTCTCTGGAAAGAGATCCGTGGGACAAGCTAGAGATCGGCGTACCCTACCCCACCGGATTTCATCCAAGGTCAAGGTCAGAATTGGATGAATGGCTTAATTTTGTACGAACTCGTAATAGGACAAGTTTGTTCACATTTGCTGGTGCAAAACGAAATTTAAAGGGTGATTTTAGGACAGTGTTGATGGATCATTGTTACAACGAGTCAGGGTCTTGTCGTGTGGTCGACTGCTCGGGGACTCGGTGTTCTGACGGGACATCGGAAATTCTTGAAGGGTTCTTGGACTCGGACTTCTGTTTGCAGCCTAGGGGTGACACATACACAAGAAAGTCGATGTTTGATTGCATGTTGGCCGGTTCAATTCCCGTTTTCTTCTGGAAAAGAAGTATATACGATCAATACGAGGTGTTCTTGGGCAATGAACCGGAGAAATTCACGATTTTTATAGATTGGAGAGATGTAAGAAATGGGACATCGATAAGGGAGGTGTTGGAAGGGTACAGTAGAGATGAGGTAAAAAAGATGAGAGAAATGGTTATTAATCTTGTACCAAATTTCTTGTATAGTTCGATGCGTAATGATCAAGAAATAGGGTATGCTAAAGACGCCTTTGATATTGTTATTGACGAAGTACTGAAGAGGTTTAAGGTGCAAAAAGTGGTGGAGCATGCTCAAAGCTAG